The following are encoded in a window of Myxocyprinus asiaticus isolate MX2 ecotype Aquarium Trade chromosome 17, UBuf_Myxa_2, whole genome shotgun sequence genomic DNA:
- the LOC127455560 gene encoding fibroblast growth factor-binding protein 1-like — MRGRSLFFIFSLLSLLLSFSEAKKKSKQHSDAVTGSDSTPDKASLGSGQLSTKGGHRCTWETLERGANILLQVSCSAPGEEGLKLPYTCQFAGKPQECTVYSTQSSQYWKQVVSKLKKRKNACEGEKVLKTRLCKKAPSASHMKLTERSGEETTTHVSEGMREDIKRKTDAPARKGKEVEKEKEEEVKKEEDEGVLNDGFSDMEPALSYCGEGWHSICSFFVKFFDG, encoded by the coding sequence ATGCGAGGGCGGAGTCTGTTCTTCATCTTTTCCCTCCTCTCCCTCCTCCTGTCATTTTCAGAGGCAAAAAAGAAGTCCAAGCAGCATTCAGATGCAGTGACTGGGTCAGATAGTACGCCAGACAAAGCCTCACTGGGATCAGGTCAGCTGAGCACTAAGGGTGGGCATCGCTGCACCTGGGAGACATTGGAGAGAGGAGCCAACATTCTGCTCCAGGTGAGCTGCTCTGCCCCTGGGGAAGAGGGGCTCAAACTTCCCTACACATGTCAGTTTGCTGGAAAACCTCAGGAATGCACCGTGTATAGCACTCAGTCCTCTCAGTATTGGAAACaggtggtaagcaaactgaagaaaCGCAAGAACGCTTGTGAGGGCGAGAAAGTCCTGAAAACTCGCCTGTGTAAGAAAGCACCCAGTGCGTCTCACATGAAACTCACGGAGAGAAGCGGGGAAGAAACGACCACGCACGTGAGCGAGGGAATGAGAGAAGATATCAAACGGAAAACAGATGCTCCtgcaaggaaaggaaaagaagtaGAGAAAGAGAAGGAAGAGGAGGTGAAGAAAGAGGAGGATGAGGGAGTACTGAATGATGGATTCTCAGACATGGAGCCCGCCTTGAGCTACTGTGGAGAGGGATGGCATTCAATCTGTAGTTTCTTTGTCAAGTTTTTTGATGGTTAA